The following nucleotide sequence is from Salvia miltiorrhiza cultivar Shanhuang (shh) chromosome 7, IMPLAD_Smil_shh, whole genome shotgun sequence.
gagtaCCCTGTAAATCAAGGGAGAAAGGGGGTTATCTAGATTGGTTGTGTGTGACTTGTTGTTTCTTTGCTGCCTCTGCTGTTTGTTTTGTTCTCTCTGGTGTTTCTTTTTGCTCTGAAAAACTCTCTTGGATTGAGAGTTTTACCCTTCTCTGGACTCAGACAGTCCTCTTGGAACTTCTTGGAGGGACCAGCGTGAAACCTTGCTCCACAGATCAATCTGTGCTGAGATCTGGGCTCTTCCCTGCTCCTTAACTCCAGTTGTTTCCCCCTTAAGGTCACTGTGACCTTTGTTGTGGTGTTACCTGCTCTGTGTCTTGTTGGTGTGTTCAGCCCTATTAGCATCTGCATACATCATGAATAACTTGCATATGGTGCCATTCAATGGCAGGGATGATTTTCAAGATTGGAAAACCAAAATAGAGTGCATTTTAGTCAAAGAAAAGGTCAATAAAGCTCTGTTGTCTAAAATTGACAAGTCTGTGATTGATGAAAAGATGCATGATATGAAAGATAATGCTAGGGCCACCATCTTGTTAAATCTGAGCAGTTCTGTGGTTAGGAAAGTGTCTCATCACTTATGTGCTAAGGATTTATGGGATGATTTGAACTCCATTTACTCCACTTCCTCTGAAGAGTCTGCATGGTCTTTACAAAACCAATTTATGAACTTTCAAATGGATCCTTCAAAGGATGTTGATTCAAACCTTGATGATTTTCACAAACTTTTGCATGATTTGAAAATTGCTGGTGATGACAATATTGAGAAGTATGCCCCTCAGATTCTGTTAAGTTCTATTCCTGAGTCCTTTTCTGAAGTAAAGTCAGCCTTAAAATATGGTGGGTCTAAGGTTTCTTGTGAAATGATTATCAATAGTCTTAAGACCAAAGAAAATGAACTTAAACTGCAAAAACCCAAGTCTCTTCAGGGTGAGGTTATGTATGTGAATAAGGATAATCAAATAAACCCTCATCATCATTTTTCTAAGGGCCAGAAGTCTGATCATCATAAAAATGCTGCTCCAAATGAATAGAGAGAAGAAAATAGGTTTGATCATAATCAGAATCAAAATAGGAATCAGAATCCTGATCAGAAACCTAGGAAAGTGTGTTGGAATTGTGGAAAACTTGGGCATTTCATAAATAGGTGCAAGTTGCCTAAAAAGAATAAGAACTTTGTTCCTAATGAGCCTAAACAGCATGCAAACAATGTTTTTGAAGAAGATGGTGTCTATATGGTCCATGACTATGATTTTCAGTTCATAAATTACTCAAATGCTGTGTCTAAATTTGTTAGTTCTAATGAGTGGCTGATTGACTCTGGTTGTACCTTTCATGTGACCCCCTTTGAGCATATGTTCCAAAACCTTCAGTTGGTCAAGTCTGGGCATGTTTCTTTGGCTGATGGTCAAAGCTGTGATATTTTGGGTAAGGGTGATGTGTgcttgaaatttgaaaatgggagTCTTCTTACCTTGAATGATGTCAGATTTGTGCCAAACTTGAAATTTAGCTTGCTTTCAGTGTCTAAAATTGCTGATAAAATGCTAAATGGTTCTGTGAATTACTTGAGATTCCAATTTGAAAAAGACTCTATGTTTTACTTTACTGCTCCAAGAAAGGGAGACTTGTATGCTGTATGTGCTGAGTCAGTTCCTTTACCTGTTGCTAATGTGGTCCATGAGGACAAATCTGCACTCTGGCATGCTAGGTTAGGACACATGAGTAACAAAGGCATGGAAATTCTGAAAAAGACTGGTGTGTTTGGTAATGATAAAGTTTCTGAGCTTCCTTTCTGTGAACCATGTGTGATGGGAAAACATCATAAGTCTATTTTTTCAGTTTCTGTTCCTTATCCTAGAAAGCATGTTAGCACTGAGATACTTGAATACCTTCAtgctgatgtttggggtcctgcTAAAGTGCCCACTCATGGTGGAAACATGTATTTCCTATCTgttattgatgattttttaagaaaaacttgggtctttttaatgaaaaacaAATCTGATGTGTTTGAAAAATAGTCAAAGTGGGCTACACAGATTCAAAATCAAACTGGAAAAAGGATTAAATGTATTAGGACAGATAATGGTCTTGAATTCTGTAATCATGCTATGGATAACTGGTGCATTGAGTCTAGTATCATGAGGCATATGTCTGTTCCTTACactccacagcaaaatggagtggttgaaaggatgaatagaactctccttgagagagttaggAGCATGCTTGTTGCATCTGGCTTGTCTAAACATTTCTGGGGTGAGGCCCTCATGACTGCAGTGTATTTGATCAACAGATCCCCTTCTGTTCCCTTACTTGGCAAACTCCCTGAATCTGTGTTTTATGATAAACCTATCTGTTTAAAGCATTTGAGAGTATTTGGTTGTGCTgcatatgttcatcaaaatgttgGGAAACTAGAACCTAGGGCTAAGAAATGCATATTCCTTGGTTATCCTGAAGGGGTTAAAGGCTACAGGTTGTGGGATAGGTCAGTTCCTGGATCCAAAACTTGTGTGAGCAGAGATGTGTCCTTCAATGAGTTTAACTTTCCTTGTTTACTTGAATCCTCACACTCTGCtactccaagtgaggtggagaaaATGCATGTCTATGACTACAACAGATATGAGTTTATGTTTACCCCACCCATGGATCCTCCTGAGGTGGATCCTCTGCCTAATGATCCCCATACTTTGACTGAGCATGCTGAAACTGACCCCACTCCCAACCCTGAACTCAACATTGATCCCACCAACCCAGCACCTTCTGATAATAACCCCTGGAATGACTATCAACTTGCTAGGGACAGAGAAAGGAGAAATATCAGACCTCCTGCTAGGTTTGATGATTATAACTTGTCTTTGTATGCTTTCAATGTGTTTAACAATGTGGATTACTCTGAACTCTGCACTTATTCTGATGCTGTTAATTCTGCTGAGTCTGATAAGTGGTTGACTGCTATGAATTCTGAAATGAAGTCTCTGCATGATAATGAAACTTGGATTTTAGTAAAGAAGCCTGAGGACTGTTCTGTTGTTGAGTGTAAATGGTTGTTTAAGGTCAAGCATGAAACTGATAACATTAGATACAAGGCTAGACTTGTAGCTAAAGGCTTTACACAAAAAGAAGGCATTGATTACAATGAGATATTTGCTCCTGTTGTTAAGTTCACCACTGTGCGCATTATGCTTGCTTATGTGCTCATTTTAACTGGGAATTGAAGCAAATGGATGTTACTACTGCCTTCCTTCATGGTGATCTTGAAAATGACATTTATATGAAACAGCCTGAGGGTTTTGTGAGTAAGGAGTTTCCTGATCATGTGTGTTTGCTGAAAAAGTCTCTATATGGTCTTAAACAGTCTCCAAGACAATGGAATCTCAAATTTGACAAATGCATGCAGAACTTGAACTTTTCTAGAAGTCAATTTGATCATTGCTTGTATTACTCCAATTCTGAACCTCCTATGTTTCTGCTAttatatgtggatgacatgctttTGCTTGGTCCTTATCTGCAAACCATTGAAAATGTGCAGAAAAGATTGTGTGAAAATTTTGACATGAAAAATCTTGGTGATGCCAAGAAAATTTTGGGCATGAGCATAGAAAGAAATAGGGAGAAATCCACTTTGTTGCTGCATCAATCTGATTATGTGAAACAAGTCTTATTGAAATTCAACATGGAAAATAGCAGATCTGTCAATGTGCCTCTTGGTTCTCATTTTGAATTAAGTAAAAAGCAATGTCCTAAAACTGATCTTGAACTTGAAGAAATGAGAAACATTCCTTATGCAAATGCTATAGGCTCTGTTATGTACTTGATGATTAGTACTAGGCCAGATATTGCTTATGCTGTTTCTTGTTTGAGTAGATACATGGCAAATCCTGGTGTTCCTCACTGGGAAGCTTTGAAATGGTTGCTCAGATATTTGAAGTCTACTATGCATCATGGTCTGAATTTTGCTAAAACTCAAGATGGCATTAAATGTGTTGGATATGTTGATTCTAACTATGCAAATGATAGGGATAGCAGGAAGTCCTCTACTTCTTATGTGTTCACTTTGTGTGATGCCTGCATTAGTTGGAAATCCCAATTGCAAAACATTGTTGCCCTGTCTACTACTGAATCTGAGTACATTGCTGCAACTGAGCTGTGAAAGAAGCTCTTTGGCTTGATGGTTTACTGTCTGAAATCAGATACATTGATGATAAACCCATTGTTTTCTCTGATAGTGCATAAAACCCTGTGTTTCATGATAGAACTAAGCATATTGAAGTTAAATATCACTTCATTAGGGATGTAGTTGAAAAAGGAAATGTTTTGCTTGATAAAATTCCCTCTGAATTCAATCCAGCAGATATGGGCACCAAGTGTCTTCCAGTTGCAAAGCTGGAATCTTGCATGGAAACTTTGAATATTGGTCCCGGTTAATTTTCCTTTGTGTCTTTGAGTGATAAGTTCAGCCTCTGTGGCTGCTTGTCTCTTCTTtgtctttgtttttcttttttgcatGATGAGTGTTGTCTTTGTGCTGCCTGGTGTGTTCTGGTCTGTATGCCTGCTGCTTTCTGtgtttgtttttccttttatgtctctttgttttgtttgtgtgTGCCTGCCTTGATCTTCTTTGTTTTTTCTCGTTGTCTACTCTGTGTGCTCTGTTGTGTTTGTGTGTGGTATGTTGAGTCTTCAATGATAACCCTTTTGGGtttgagaaatggtgatttccctTGGGTTGGTCTCTGTGGTTTGAGACTGAGAttaatatgcataatatttttctcacccTCTATTGTCTTGTATTTATGATAGGATGATAGTAAAAATGGCTGTGATGATAAAGCACAAATCAAAGGCTGGCTCTTCCCTGGTGACTTAATGATCATTGTGCCAAAGGTGGAATGTGGAGTGTTGGCCCAATTCTCATTAATTCCCTTAGCCCAAACCCAAGCCCACCTTCCCTTTTAAACTTTCTTTAAACCTAAgcccaagcccaagcccaagCCCATCCCCTTTTATACCCAACCTCCCCTCAGCCAAACCCTAAATCCCTTTCTTCCCTTGCGCCGCTCTGATCTCACTCTCTCCCATCTGCGCCTCTCCAATTCCCCTCCGCCGCCCATCTCCTCGATTTCCCTTCCGTCTTCAATTCTCCACCCCCTTTCCCTATGCCTTTCACCCCCTATTAATCTGGTCCTAATTCTTCACAGTAACGGGAAGGTCTTCAGGCAATTTCTTGAGAAGGCTCTGCTACTCCTTCTGTGAGATTTATTTCCTGTGTGTGAACGAGGCCTTCCCTTACTGTGAGAGTTGTCACCGAATTCCTGATTGGTGATACTCTGGTTGATTGCGAAGCCATCGGAATTCCTGCCCATAGGATTCCTGCTGTTGGTGGCTGTTCAAGTGAGATCTGAGTGCCGATCTGTTCTCCCTGTTCCCTTGAAGCCTTGATCATTGAGCTGCCGGAAGAAGCCGAGTCTAccgtgggaaaatctgagccaaagtgtcccgaggacacatttTCCCACTTCGATCTACTCTGAACTTTCCTGTTGTGTTTTcccttatttttcactttagtATCCTGTTTACTTGCTGTGTTTCTGGTGCTCTGTAGGTGCAGAGAAGTGGTGGCAGAACAGAGGAGTCACGCTCCAGAGCATAGGGATCAgtgctccagagcagagaagtgaaGATCCAGACCAGAGAAATCGATCGACGCCAGAGGGATCATCTCCAGAGGGGGCCGAGTCCAGTGCAGCGGAGTCGTTTCCCTGCTGACCAGAGAAGTCCGAAGTAactgagaagaagaagacgaagaggAAGAATCAGACGAGGAATCTTGGCACTAGAGTGCCGAGTGAAGGCGGCAGGACGGTCGGGAACCAAGAGGTGAACCTCCGGCTAGACGAAGATACCCAACATATagatataatattatcatatttaaattttttattatcatgtttagtcaaatttcataattttataaataaataaaacaaacaaataaaaagataaaaaaaaattaccacgtaattttgaaattgatttcaaattagaaGTTATCTTTTGAATAGTATATtatcaattttcttatttttgaaagaatatatttcatttattttacagCTTATAATTTCAGTTATGGGCTAAAAAAATATACTTGTGTCCAAGTTTGTTTGGGAACTTTACTTTTAGCCCAACCATCAAAGTCTTGGGTCGGCCCAGACAGACTGCATTATGCTTCTCATTCTTCATTTTAGGGTCACAATAAAATTTAGTAACATTTTATAAGATATTGAAGCTTATCAATTAAGTATGTTTTGAAGtgtttgaaaataaatatttaaaaaaagaaaagaaaaaaaaaatgatctaGTTTGTTTAATTTGTTCTCGCAAAATATTATACTACTATGTTAATTAGTAGCTTTAAGCACTTTATAAAAAATTGTTAAGAATCGACTAGGTGTTTTTTTAAAATGTAATGTTAGGGTGACAAGTGGTGTATaccttatattttatttttaatatagtgtatattattatttattaaatatttctattaTATGTACACATGCaatctattttatattttcaaggtatatgttataataaaaatttaaaactccataattaattttacataTCTATTAAATTTTAAACCTATCATCATCAAAAATGGAGCCCAAAGTTTTTTTAGGGCCGTAACTTTGGTAGTTTTGCAAATATaagacaattttttttgggcttgCAATTATAGgacaatatttaaaaaattagacaTCGGTAGGACAAATTGAGCCTGATGCCTACGTGGCTGACAAGTAAGCTATCCAGTCAGCTTACTTCTTATAAGGCTTACTTCTCAGCTTTGGGGTCAGCTCTGTCAGTCAGATCTGGCGATCAGCTCTggggtcagctctggcggtcagcCCTGGCGATCAACTCTGGCGGTCAACCCTAGCGGTCAGCTCTGGTGGTCAGCCCTGGCAGTCAGCCCTGAAGTTTGAGGCTTGACCCCCCAAagctgaccgccagagctgaccccagagctgaccgccagagctgatCGCCAGAGCTGATCGCTAGAGCTGACTGACAGAGCTGACCCCAGAGCTGAGAAGTAAGCCTTATAAGAAGTAAGCTGACTGGATAGCTTACTTGTCAGCCACGTAGGCATCGGGCTCAATTTGTCCTACCAAtgtctaattttttaaatattgtcCTATAATTGCAAGCCTGAAAAAAATTGTCCTATATTTGCAAAACTATCAAAGTTACGGGCCTAAAAAAACTTTGGCCTCTCAAAAAtgtaaatgaaaaaataaaacaaaaaatgaagGTAAATAAAAGGAATTGCATGCATAAGTGAGTTAAAAAGAAAGAGTTGGAAATCGCCTAGGGAATACGACGAGGCTTAGGGGCGTTTACTGCATGATTGATAGTATATATAGGATAtatttataattgaataattttattcttatgaGTAGGATTTCTCTAATCCCACATTTACAATGGataagaattaaataaaactagcttaaatgataaaaataattaaggacTTTGAGATAttccaaaatttcaatccatcaaactAAACAAAGGATTACCCttactatttatatttatcAAGACTAATCCTTCAAAATAAACACCCTCTTCGCGCCTTAAGAAATTATGCCAAAGGGAAATAACTTTTAATTTGGGCAacttattttaagaaaaaaataaaaaaattaagtaggTATTTATTTTAGAGGGAAAGTCTAGAACCACAAATTTTCTTttctataataataacaataatatagtTTTGGTATTATTTGTTAAACAAATTAAAGTCGTTCCTACAGAAGCAAAAATTAAGGTTATTAAATAGTAATTTtctttattactccctccgtcccataagcttaggcttgttttctttttttgaatgtctcatttatataggcttgtttccataaaaagttatatttttttactcatttactattatatccttattaaattctttaatttacttccactttaatacatcattaaataataaatatgagcatactaggaaatttacttatatattttcatttccaatgatttttcttaatctttgtgaaaatcTCAACCAGCCTaagcttatgggacggagggagtatattatacaCACAGTAACCATTCTAGTTTTATATCAAAGAACCTGGAATTAGAAAACATCAATTCATAAAGCATTTATGTTTGCCAATgtgtcattattattattgtggtCAGAAATGAGCAGCAACAGCAATTAACTAATGATGCAAAGTAAGTTTAAGCATTTAAGTTTCCCAAAAGgaagagaaaataataaatcgGTTATTTAAGTAGAACAAAAGGAACAATAGAAAGACTTGTACgtggagaaaataataaatcgGTTATTTATAAGCTTACGAAACAAAAGGTCTGAACTTGTAACTAACAATCTTGGATGATTCTAATAATTAACCTCTCACTGTAACTTCAAAGTTGGGACTTGCTAAGCTCTGCAGTCTTACGTGTCGTTTTGGAACCACAGCTCGAACATGAAGGTCTAGTTGGTCTCCTTGTAAATCCTCTTGTTCTTCTACTATCTTTTTAGCTGACTCTACCGCTGATGCACTGCAAGCTTCCAAATAAATTGATTTCAGCGTTGCTATTTCTCCAACTTCTGAAGGGATCTCctccaattcttccaaatcttGAAGACGAAGCTCCTGGAGAAGTGGAAAGTGGGAGCTCTCGGCCATCGTCCAATTTTTTAGACCTTTACACCTATATAATTTTAGTAGCTTGAGGCTCCGGAATTGGCCCTCAATAGTGTCCCACTTGCCTGTTTTGAAGAAACCATTTTGTAATACTAACTTGTGAAGAAGGGGCAACCACCCTATCTTTTCCAATATCTCTTCCAACTCCGTATCATCATTGAGAGATAAGTTCAACTTCTTGAGGGAGTGTGGGAAACTAATCCTCTGcaaatactcatcatatccaTAATCTAAAGAGAAGTGGCAGTTCAAGTTTTCCAATTTACTCAGACACTCAAGATAGCTGAAACAGTTGGCTCTCTCCATTTGTTTCAATTCACTCAAGCTCTTGATGAGACGACCCTCCATTTCTTTGGAATTGTAAATTAGATGCAATTTCTTGAGATTGGGAATTCTTTGAACCACATCCTCATTCAAATACAAATTCATTACTCCTTTGAGCGTTTGTAGATTCTCCATGATAACCATCTCACTCGGAGGATCTGGTAGAATCAATTCATCTGTTACAAACTCGAGATGCCTAAGTTGATGCAATTTCCAAATCTCAATCGGTGCAGTGATATTATGCCAACGAAGAACAATACTACATCTTATCATATCCCAAGACTCATGCAATGTAGCCTGCTGAACTATTAACGTAGATAGATTCCAAAGCAAATTGATTGAAGACGGGAATTTTGACTTCCTATGAAGTGCAACAGCAAGGTGCCGTGAGTTCACCAATTGAAAGACATCGCCTAGGAAATGAACACTGCCACCTCCAAATGGATGACTATCTCTATCATATGCTTTGAATGTTCTCAACAATCTGAAATTGTGAGGCCTTACAAAGCTATTCCCATCACATATTATAGAACGAACATGTGACAAAGATCTCGAGACTTCACTTATTACCCCTCTTCCAACATTTTGAAAAACAACCCGACGGCGTTCATTGTCTATGACTGAAGGAGACTTTTCTATGATATCATAAAACCTCTCTTTTTCAACTTCTTTCAAGCATAAGTCTCTCAACAAATCATGAATCTTACAAAACTTTATATTTCCACTAAACTCCCCCAACTTATCAACTAAAATCAGATTTCTATCTACCAACTCCTTCAAGTACTCATCTGCTATTGTTTCCAAACATTTTCCACTCACGGGTTTCAAAAATCCTTCAGAAACCCATAGCTTCTTCAGCATTGAGACACGAATTCTACGATCTTCCTCAAAAACACCCATATACAAAAAACATGGCTTCAAATAGTTGGGCAGATAGGTATAGCTCAATCGCAATATTTTCAAGCAAAATTCATCATTATTCGTAatcaaaattgaatttaaattttgctCTATACGCACCCAATATTCTCTTGTACGCTCAGATTTTGCCAAAAGACCTCCAATTGTAGCAATTGATAAAGGAAGCCCTTTACAATTTGCTACAATATTCTTTCCGATGTTCTCCAACTCATGAGGGAAACTTTCTCCCCCAAACACAGTGTTGGTGAACAAATCCCAACTACTAGCCTCATCTAGAAATTTCATACCAACGCCATAAGACTCACCCAACTGCGAAGTCAAGTTTGACAGCCTAGTTGTTACAATGATTCGACTCCCATCATTGCAATCAGGAAAGGAAGACCTGATCTTGTCCCACACCTCtatactccacatatcatccataaTTATGAGATACCTCCTATCGTATAAATACTTATACAATTTTTCTCCCAATTCAACCTCACTCAGATCACTACCCGAATCCCCACTTGCTTGGAAAAGAACTTCTCTAAGTGTTTCTCTGACATTATAAGTTTGAGAAATTGTAGTCCAAGAACAAATATCAAAATGCTCTTTAACAAGCGCATGCTCAAATAGATGTcgggcaagagtggtcttaccaatGCCGCCCATCCCCATGATTGGGATGATTTGGCGAC
It contains:
- the LOC130994799 gene encoding putative late blight resistance protein homolog R1C-3 encodes the protein MAAYGALVSLMHIIDRLEKHPSPPISIHKQQVESLTQNVTFLQDFLDAYISPVVDDHEADPLERRIADAVYAAEDVIESQIVLQIHNRSTIRGKMSSFINRFRARCKCETIDRNELEVGVNAAEDFYHDLQQVIEEMNSISTAADQLQRKVSSTHAASSSTVIKKDVMEIVAAAQLPRKVSSTHAASSSYVKESMMVGFKEVLLEVLDKLTGGQRSRQIIPIMGMGGIGKTTLARHLFEHALVKEHFDICSWTTISQTYNVRETLREVLFQASGDSGSDLSEVELGEKLYKYLYDRRYLIIMDDMWSIEVWDKIRSSFPDCNDGSRIIVTTRLSNLTSQLGESYGVGMKFLDEASSWDLFTNTVFGGESFPHELENIGKNIVANCKGLPLSIATIGGLLAKSERTREYWVRIEQNLNSILITNNDEFCLKILRLSYTYLPNYLKPCFLYMGVFEEDRRIRVSMLKKLWVSEGFLKPVSGKCLETIADEYLKELVDRNLILVDKLGEFSGNIKFCKIHDLLRDLCLKEVEKERFYDIIEKSPSVIDNERRRVVFQNVGRGVISEVSRSLSHVRSIICDGNSFVRPHNFRLLRTFKAYDRDSHPFGGGSVHFLGDVFQLVNSRHLAVALHRKSKFPSSINLLWNLSTLIVQQATLHESWDMIRCSIVLRWHNITAPIEIWKLHQLRHLEFVTDELILPDPPSEMVIMENLQTLKGVMNLYLNEDVVQRIPNLKKLHLIYNSKEMEGRLIKSLSELKQMERANCFSYLECLSKLENLNCHFSLDYGYDEYLQRISFPHSLKKLNLSLNDDTELEEILEKIGWLPLLHKLVLQNGFFKTGKWDTIEGQFRSLKLLKLYRCKGLKNWTMAESSHFPLLQELRLQDLEELEEIPSEVGEIATLKSIYLEACSASAVESAKKIVEEQEDLQGDQLDLHVRAVVPKRHVRLQSLASPNFEVTVRG